One genomic window of Hymenobacter sp. J193 includes the following:
- a CDS encoding DUF4846 domain-containing protein, whose product MMPILLLLLATLGNPIPAQSAPVRQARTAQTLVSGRAQDYAWLAAGRYNARQTLASRFAPPPGYQRVDVLTGSFGAWLRYLPLLPGKPPVQLHNGQLKNRQDVHAAVLDLDVGTQDLQQCADAVIRLRAEYQFSRQPNQIHFHLTSGHDIRFQDWYSGTGFRVTGNSVQPAPRPAEAPSHASLRRYLDRIFTYAGTLSLSKELRPVPLTQVRPGDVLIHGGSPGHAVLVLDVAVQATTGRRVALLAQSYMPAQQVHVLKNQAGPGLGAWFFLDPQADQVLTPEWTFERTELGRFE is encoded by the coding sequence ATGATGCCTATCCTACTGTTGCTGCTCGCCACACTTGGCAACCCCATACCGGCCCAATCTGCCCCAGTCCGGCAAGCCAGGACTGCGCAAACCCTTGTCTCCGGCCGGGCTCAGGACTATGCCTGGCTGGCAGCCGGGCGCTACAACGCCCGCCAGACGCTGGCCTCCCGGTTTGCTCCGCCCCCGGGCTACCAGCGTGTGGATGTACTGACGGGGTCTTTTGGGGCCTGGCTGCGCTACCTGCCCTTGCTGCCGGGCAAACCGCCGGTGCAACTGCACAATGGTCAGCTGAAAAACCGCCAGGATGTACACGCTGCGGTGCTGGACCTCGACGTAGGCACTCAGGATCTGCAGCAGTGCGCCGATGCGGTTATCCGCTTGCGGGCCGAGTACCAATTCAGCCGGCAGCCCAACCAGATTCATTTTCACCTCACCAGCGGCCACGATATCCGCTTTCAGGACTGGTACTCAGGTACAGGGTTTCGGGTGACGGGCAACAGCGTGCAGCCTGCCCCACGCCCCGCCGAAGCGCCCAGCCACGCCAGCCTCCGCCGCTACCTCGACCGGATATTCACTTACGCCGGTACCCTGTCGCTGAGCAAGGAACTGCGGCCTGTTCCGTTAACGCAGGTACGCCCGGGCGACGTACTGATTCACGGCGGCTCGCCGGGCCACGCGGTGCTGGTGCTGGACGTAGCGGTGCAAGCCACTACCGGCCGTCGAGTAGCCCTGCTGGCGCAAAGCTATATGCCTGCCCAACAGGTGCACGTCCTGAAAAACCAGGCGGGCCCGGGCCTGGGTGCCTGGTTTTTCCTCGACCCGCAGGCCGACCAGGTGCTTACGCCCGAGTGGACGTTCGAGCGCACCGAGCTAGGCCGGTTTGAGTAG
- a CDS encoding NAD-dependent deacylase: MKKKIVALTGAGISAESGLATFRGSDGLWEGHRIEDVATPEGWAKNPKLVLEFYNQRRGAARATEPNAGHLALAALEQDFDVVIVTQNVDDLHERAGSSHVIHLHGQLFESRSSYFEQLVYPMESDRIELGDLCEKGHQLRPNIVWFGEAVPLMERAVEEAATADVFLVVGTSLQVYPAAGLVDYVRPGTPIYIIDPSRPPVSARPDLHFITEPATTGVPKVAAELMRAES; this comes from the coding sequence ATGAAAAAGAAAATCGTGGCCCTCACCGGGGCCGGAATTTCGGCTGAAAGCGGCTTGGCCACCTTTCGGGGCTCCGACGGGCTGTGGGAAGGCCACCGCATCGAGGACGTGGCCACGCCTGAGGGCTGGGCTAAAAACCCCAAGCTGGTGCTGGAGTTCTACAACCAACGCCGGGGCGCTGCCCGTGCCACGGAGCCCAACGCCGGCCACCTGGCCTTGGCCGCGCTGGAGCAGGACTTTGACGTAGTGATTGTAACCCAGAACGTGGACGACCTGCACGAGCGGGCCGGCTCCTCGCACGTTATTCATCTGCACGGCCAGCTGTTTGAGTCGCGCAGCTCTTACTTCGAGCAACTGGTGTACCCCATGGAATCGGACCGGATAGAGCTGGGCGACCTGTGCGAGAAAGGGCATCAGCTCAGGCCCAACATCGTGTGGTTTGGCGAAGCCGTACCATTGATGGAGCGGGCCGTAGAGGAAGCCGCTACGGCCGACGTGTTTCTGGTGGTGGGCACTTCCCTGCAGGTGTATCCGGCGGCTGGTCTCGTCGACTACGTCCGGCCTGGCACGCCCATCTACATCATCGACCCCAGCCGCCCACCGGTTTCAGCCCGCCCCGATCTGCACTTCATCACGGAGCCCGCCACCACCGGCGTGCCTAAAGTAGCCGCCGAACTGATGCGGGCCGAAAGCTGA